A stretch of Mesotoga sp. BH458_6_3_2_1 DNA encodes these proteins:
- a CDS encoding class II aldolase/adducin family protein has product MNRDEFASLVLDACKRMEDRDMTVGTWGNISVRVDDETFLITPSGMSYGSLKIDDIVMADMKGNTIDNKRKPSIEHALHRMIYSHRPDVGAVIHTHPQYSTAFAIARKDIPAVSEELVQIIGEGVKCAEYALPGTEELAANVVSALGYNNAALLANHGAVCVGSNLSDAFKVAEVLEKSAKTIIMATIIGTPKVISHDECLKMQDFVKNHYGQK; this is encoded by the coding sequence ATGAATAGAGATGAGTTCGCAAGCCTGGTGCTGGATGCCTGTAAGAGAATGGAAGACAGGGACATGACGGTGGGAACATGGGGAAACATAAGCGTAAGAGTGGATGACGAAACCTTCCTCATAACCCCAAGTGGGATGAGCTACGGGAGTTTGAAGATCGATGATATTGTGATGGCAGACATGAAGGGCAATACTATTGACAACAAACGAAAGCCAAGCATAGAACACGCGCTGCACAGGATGATCTACAGTCACAGACCGGATGTTGGAGCGGTTATCCACACCCATCCCCAGTACTCAACGGCTTTCGCTATAGCAAGAAAGGATATACCTGCCGTGTCCGAAGAACTGGTACAGATAATTGGAGAGGGCGTGAAATGCGCGGAGTACGCATTACCCGGAACAGAAGAACTTGCGGCTAACGTAGTCTCTGCACTAGGATACAACAACGCCGCTTTGCTAGCCAATCATGGAGCAGTCTGTGTCGGAAGCAATTTGAGCGACGCCTTCAAAGTGGCAGAAGTACTCGAGAAATCTGCAAAGACAATAATCATGGCAACGATTATAGGAACTCCGAAAGTTATCTCTCATGACGAGTGCCTCAAGATGCAGGATTTTGTTAAGAATCACTATGGCCAGAAATAG
- the xylB gene encoding xylulokinase produces the protein MRQGVLSIDLGTMGVKLSLVSLEGEIQKSAYTEYPIISESPGQAEQDSALWWEGIIDCVKKLTDSDNNLPHLIKAISICGQMHTHVYLDSEDKPIGPSITWLDQRSSEIIEEWQSDGRAARLFDLTWNFPTTTYAAPQICWVKKHRPGVFSRTKSILIAKDYIKFLLTGNKVTDPSDASGTAVFDIRTNQWSREALELIDLDGDLLPEVIPSARIIGHVTEKAARETGLIQGTPVVNGGSDHSVAELGSGLLGEGEVSCIVGTAGVVAACTSKPVIDPKKRIMCWSYPLEGYWDILGITQTAASSLTWFRNTFDKERNSEVFDEYSSLAKGVSLGSEGLVFLPYLMGERTPLWDYKARGVFFGLTMKHSKAHMVRAIMEGVSFSIKDCMKVVEELGVKFDSVNVMGGGSKSPIWRKIQSDVYGKKVRTLETQDTGAIGNLILALLATNEIGDPREAARLIRHVETVIPDPIRAKKYENLFGIYKEIYENTRSIMEKLEAYTYE, from the coding sequence ATGAGGCAAGGAGTTCTTTCAATCGATCTGGGAACCATGGGAGTAAAACTTTCATTGGTCTCTCTTGAAGGTGAGATTCAGAAATCGGCATACACGGAGTACCCCATCATCTCAGAAAGCCCGGGACAGGCAGAACAAGATTCGGCGCTATGGTGGGAGGGGATCATAGATTGTGTAAAGAAGTTGACCGATAGTGACAACAATCTCCCTCATCTAATCAAAGCGATTTCTATTTGCGGCCAGATGCATACCCATGTCTATCTAGACTCCGAAGACAAGCCAATAGGCCCTTCAATCACCTGGCTAGATCAGAGAAGCAGCGAAATAATAGAAGAATGGCAAAGCGATGGCAGGGCCGCAAGGCTCTTCGATCTGACCTGGAACTTCCCCACAACAACTTACGCCGCTCCACAAATATGCTGGGTGAAAAAGCATAGGCCAGGTGTTTTTTCCCGTACGAAGTCGATATTGATTGCAAAGGATTACATAAAGTTTCTGCTCACAGGGAACAAGGTTACAGATCCCTCGGATGCCTCGGGAACGGCTGTATTCGACATAAGAACGAATCAATGGAGCAGGGAGGCTCTTGAACTAATTGATCTGGATGGAGATCTTCTTCCGGAGGTTATTCCTTCAGCGAGAATAATCGGTCATGTCACCGAGAAAGCGGCAAGAGAGACAGGCCTGATTCAAGGGACACCGGTGGTGAACGGAGGTTCGGACCACTCAGTTGCTGAATTGGGTTCGGGCCTTCTCGGTGAAGGAGAGGTTTCATGCATAGTCGGCACGGCCGGTGTCGTTGCCGCTTGCACATCCAAGCCGGTAATAGACCCAAAGAAAAGGATCATGTGTTGGAGCTATCCACTTGAAGGTTACTGGGATATTCTGGGGATAACTCAGACGGCCGCTTCCAGCTTAACCTGGTTTAGAAATACCTTCGACAAAGAGAGAAACAGCGAAGTCTTTGACGAATACTCCTCCCTGGCAAAAGGTGTTTCTCTGGGGTCGGAAGGCCTGGTTTTTCTACCTTATCTCATGGGTGAAAGAACCCCTCTGTGGGATTACAAAGCAAGGGGCGTCTTTTTTGGACTGACCATGAAACACTCTAAGGCACACATGGTCCGGGCAATTATGGAAGGGGTCTCATTCTCGATAAAGGACTGTATGAAAGTCGTTGAAGAGTTGGGAGTCAAGTTCGACAGCGTGAACGTTATGGGAGGGGGCAGCAAGAGTCCCATTTGGCGGAAGATACAATCAGATGTCTACGGAAAGAAAGTGAGAACGCTGGAGACTCAGGACACCGGTGCTATAGGCAACTTGATACTCGCCCTTCTTGCCACAAATGAAATTGGAGATCCCAGAGAAGCTGCCAGGTTGATCAGACATGTTGAGACTGTCATTCCCGACCCAATCAGAGCCAAGAAATATGAGAATCTATTTGGAATTTATAAAGAGATCTATGAAAATACACGTTCAATCATGGAGAAGTTGGAGGCGTATACATATGAATAG
- a CDS encoding exo-beta-N-acetylmuramidase NamZ domain-containing protein: protein MILLGIDLLQKNDLSGLKNKAIGLVTNFSFVDSDLKWGIDILFANGLNVKKIFTPEHGLGGAADGAHVSDTLHPKYGVPIVSLYGDRRKPVKADLEGLDMLVYDIQDVGLRFYTYIYTLAYTMEAAADYGLQYMVLDRPNPLGRGVFGSRIENDLQTFVGGYELPLQYGLTTGELAQYFKKLKRLDLDLRIARLEGWCGEMHDNTSLFWNVPSPNVPTYESLLGYTGTCFFESTNVSEGRGTFKPFLVIGAPWIDGADLTEYLRKEFPDLRVRSRDYMPFYRKYANANCSGVEFFPNTEDNYFVITLKMMDYLLKYEQFDILDRSDDLIGIKESAQKIRTQSLDYKAWKESGMEFIEFVEDCLLYPGALKYRD from the coding sequence ATGATTCTACTTGGAATCGATCTGCTTCAGAAAAATGATCTCAGCGGGTTGAAGAACAAGGCTATAGGACTGGTAACTAACTTCTCTTTCGTTGACTCAGATTTGAAGTGGGGAATTGACATACTGTTTGCAAATGGCCTGAACGTGAAGAAGATTTTCACACCGGAACATGGCCTGGGAGGAGCTGCAGACGGAGCGCATGTCAGTGATACCCTCCACCCCAAGTACGGGGTACCAATAGTCAGTCTATACGGAGACAGGCGCAAGCCTGTGAAGGCCGATCTTGAAGGCTTAGATATGCTGGTATATGACATACAGGATGTAGGATTAAGATTCTATACCTACATATACACTCTTGCCTATACAATGGAAGCCGCCGCAGATTACGGTCTTCAATACATGGTCCTCGACAGGCCAAACCCTCTTGGCAGAGGAGTCTTTGGAAGCAGAATTGAAAACGACCTCCAAACCTTTGTTGGTGGTTACGAACTCCCTCTTCAGTACGGCCTAACCACGGGCGAACTTGCTCAGTACTTCAAGAAACTCAAGAGACTCGATCTCGATCTGAGAATTGCCAGGCTTGAAGGGTGGTGTGGAGAGATGCACGACAACACGTCTCTTTTCTGGAACGTACCTTCGCCAAATGTGCCAACATACGAGTCTCTTCTAGGTTATACCGGAACCTGCTTCTTTGAAAGTACAAACGTATCGGAAGGACGGGGTACTTTCAAACCCTTCCTTGTGATAGGCGCTCCGTGGATAGACGGTGCCGACTTAACCGAATATCTTAGGAAGGAGTTTCCGGATCTCAGAGTAAGGAGCCGCGACTATATGCCGTTTTACAGAAAGTATGCCAATGCCAATTGCAGCGGCGTGGAGTTCTTCCCCAATACTGAAGACAACTATTTCGTGATTACTTTGAAGATGATGGATTATTTGCTAAAATATGAACAATTTGATATTTTGGATCGTTCGGACGATCTAATAGGCATTAAAGAAAGCGCACAGAAGATCAGAACACAGAGCCTTGATTA
- a CDS encoding autoinducer 2 ABC transporter substrate-binding protein: protein MRMNKKLLMLLFCVLFTVAVLAANYEIAVVVKIGGIPWFNRMEVGVKDAADELGVNAYQIGPSDADPAQQVKIVEDLIAKGVDAICVVPNDAKALEPVFEKARANGIIIITHESPEQKGGDWDVETIDNVKFGEANFEKLAQLMGGEGEFAVFVGGLTVPLHNFWADVGLAYVAEKYPNMKLVTERIPCGESVELSYQKTLELLNAYPNLKGIVGFGSLGPIGASQALNARNMKGKVQIVGTVIPSHADPYLKQGLMQWGYLWDPRDAGFAQVYLAKTLLDAKAALAEAGIPEGIVPAVVDGFEIPDLGKATLEGNIVKFDAQVDITAENALSYGF, encoded by the coding sequence ATGCGAATGAACAAGAAGCTTCTGATGCTCCTGTTCTGTGTCTTGTTTACAGTTGCCGTCTTAGCAGCGAACTATGAGATTGCCGTCGTTGTCAAGATCGGCGGAATCCCCTGGTTCAACAGAATGGAAGTCGGTGTAAAAGATGCAGCAGATGAACTCGGCGTGAATGCCTACCAGATAGGGCCTTCCGATGCGGATCCTGCTCAACAGGTGAAGATTGTTGAAGACCTTATTGCCAAGGGAGTAGATGCCATCTGTGTAGTACCTAATGATGCGAAAGCTCTTGAACCTGTATTCGAAAAGGCAAGAGCGAACGGTATCATTATCATCACACACGAGTCACCAGAGCAGAAGGGTGGCGACTGGGACGTAGAAACGATAGACAACGTCAAGTTTGGAGAAGCTAACTTCGAGAAACTTGCTCAACTAATGGGCGGAGAAGGTGAGTTTGCCGTTTTCGTCGGAGGACTCACAGTTCCTCTCCACAACTTCTGGGCGGACGTTGGGCTTGCCTATGTTGCGGAGAAGTATCCAAATATGAAACTGGTAACCGAGAGAATCCCATGTGGTGAGAGTGTTGAGCTTTCCTATCAAAAGACACTCGAGCTGCTAAATGCGTATCCTAATCTGAAAGGTATAGTCGGATTTGGTTCACTGGGACCGATCGGAGCGTCCCAGGCGCTCAACGCGAGAAACATGAAGGGAAAGGTACAGATAGTCGGAACGGTTATCCCAAGCCATGCTGACCCGTATCTCAAGCAAGGACTGATGCAATGGGGTTACCTGTGGGATCCAAGAGACGCTGGATTCGCGCAGGTCTATTTGGCAAAGACATTGCTCGATGCCAAGGCCGCTCTTGCTGAGGCGGGAATCCCCGAAGGCATAGTGCCGGCTGTTGTCGATGGATTCGAGATTCCCGATCTTGGGAAGGCCACGCTGGAAGGAAACATTGTGAAATTCGACGCGCAAGTCGATATAACTGCTGAAAACGCCCTT